GTACTGCTAAACAACGCATTGATACACTTAAAGCGTTAACTAATCGTTCATTTAATGCCACTAAATCAGTACTTGTGGGTAAAGACACTTACCTATTTGGTAACATTAACCAAAAAATGGGTTGGATTAATAAAAATGAGTTGACTGCAAAAGCAATCGCACAGCCTAAACCTACTCCAACGCAAATTAAAACGTTAACAAAACCTGAAGATTACGTCGTTTATAATCGAAATGGCCAATACTTCACAAATATTGGAGATGCAAAAGCGCGAGGTTATTTATCAAGTTATTATGAAAGCCTATTTAATGTTCAACGCACAGCACTTGTGAATGGTGTGACGTGGTATTATGGTCAGTTTAATGATGGTACACGTGCATGGGTTAAATCTGCAGACTTACGTTCACAACTTACACGTTACATCAATTCGCCATATAGCTTTAATCAAGCAGTTGGCATTCAATCGCAACTATCATACAAACCACAAATTCAAAGAGTTCCAGGACAATGGGTTGATGCGACACGTGCAGAAGTTGCGAATGCAATGAATCCATTAACTATTGAAAAAGATCCAACTCAAAAGTATCAATTCCTTAAATTGGATAAATATCAAGGTTTAGATGCTACACAACTCAATAAATTATTAGCTGGTAAAGGTATACTTGCGGGACAAGGTGCAGCCTTTAAGCAAGCAGCGCAAGCGAACAATATCAATGAGATCTACCTCATCTCTCACGCTTTGCTTGAGACAGGGAATGGATCATCTACCCTTGCAAATGGCGGTTATGTCGATGCCAAAAATAAAGTTGTTACGAATGCGACTCCGAAATATTACAACATGTTCGGTATTGGTGCTGTGGACACAGATGCTATTCGTGGTGGATTTAAAACTGCAGAAGCTTACGGTTGGAATACTGTAAGTAAAGCAATTGTAGGTGGCGCAAGCTTTATAAAAGACCGTTACATCGGTATTGGACAAAATACGCTTTACCGTATGAGATGGAATCCTGATCAACCAGGTACTCACCAATATGCGACAGATATTAACTGGGCAAGTCATAACGCAGCACGTATGAAACAATTTTATGATGCAGTGGGTGCTGTAGGTAAATATTTTGATGTAGATCGATACAAACAGTAAACATATTAAATTGATTAAAGGAGCTGTGATTTTGCAGCTCCTTTAATCATGAAAGCCCACAAAATTCATTTTTTCATGAACTTTGTGGGCTATTTTTTATATCTTACTCTTTGTATGTGTTGAGGCAAGTTCTCCAAGAAAAGCGAAATAACCACAACACTGTAAATAAGATGATTGATGTCTTGATATATTTTTCACTCACCCCTTTACTCTTGCAAATTACAATTACTTTAAGTGTTATTACCCCCATCGACAAAGGGCTCTCAAATAAAAAGATACTCTGTAATGAACTGTTCCCTTACACATAAAACCCATTTCAATTGTTTAGAGGTGATGAAGAGCAATTTTCGTAATTATAGAGAGAATAAAAACTACAATCATCGCAATTGATTATTACAATATAAATATAGATGCCTCTTTCATCAAATATTTTTTATAAATATATCAACACATTTATAAAATGGGTATAATATTACGTCAGTTTCCCCTTTCAATTGCAATCATACCTTGAATTGTAATACATTTATATTAACGATTTTTAAAGGAGCATAACTCAATGGCACATGTGATTAAACGTGATGCATTTTTCGACAATGCACGTGCATTACTTATTTTTTTAGTTGTATTTGGACACTTAATACAACCGTATACCGATGCACATCCAGCAGTGAACGCATTGTACTTAACAATATATAGTTTTCATATGCCAGCTTTCCTTTTTATCTCTGGCTATTTTTCAAAAAATGTTGGTCGCGTAGGCTATCTTGAAAAAGTTGGTAAAAAGCTGTTAGGACCTTACCTTATTTTCTTTACCTTTTTCTCGATTTACTATTTTATCTCTGGTAAAAATAGTTCCATTGATTTGGATCCTTTTGACCCTGTTTTTGCATTATGGTTTTTATTAACTTTATTTTGTTTTAATGTAATTATTGTCATTGTTAAAAACTATAAATGGACCTATGTACTACCCATTGCCATTTTAATCGCTGTTTTGGCAGGATTTTCATCCAATATTGATGGTTACTTGAGTTGGTCGCGCACTTTAGTTTTCTTCCCAATTTTTTACATTGGTTACATTCTTGGGGAAAACTTTAGTAAAATCATTCGTTGGAAAAAACTCGTACCGCTCTCTTTTTTCACGCTCTTTACGTTTTTCATTGTATATTATATCCATCCAATCGATTCGTCATGGTTACTAGGAAGCTCTCCTTATGCTAATACATCAGGGTGGAATGTTTTATTAAGTCCTTTAAAACGGCTGACATTGTATCTTATCATTTTCACTACGCTGTTTGCATTTTTAAACCTTGTGCCTCAGCAACGGCAAAAATGGACTTATATAGGCTCTAGAACAATGTACGTTTATTTATTACACGGCTTATTTATTGGTATTATTCGAGGTCATCATTTGTTTCCTTTTATTGACCACCCATTGGCAGGTATGATTTACAATTTTATACTTTCCATTTTTATCGTTTGGTTATGGTCAACAAATGTTGTCGCAAAATGGACAAATCCATTTGTTCATCTTCAAAAACCATCACAATTTAAACCTTATTCATAAAGAATTAAAGAGAAGTCACACAAAGTATGGTATGCTTTGGTGTAACTTCTCTTTTTTAGGATGTGATGTTATGAAACTTGAACTCAATAAACAATCTCAATTTTTAAAAGCACCGAGTATTCGGCAATTTTCAAATCGCATCAGTCAATTAGACGATGTTATTAATTTGACTGTTGGACAGCCTGATTTTAAAATGCCCTCACCTGTAAAAAAAGCGTATTTAGATGCGATTACAAATAATTTAACCACGTATTCTCATAACAAAGGATTACTTGAAACTCGCCAAGCTATCTCACACTATCTCAAACAACGGTATCATGTCACGTACGATGCTGAATCGATGATTATAACCAATGGTGCCTCAGAAGCATTAGATACAAGCTTAAGATGCCTTTTAAATCCCGGTGATGAAGTCCTTCTACCTGGACCAGTTTATGCTGGATACATTCCACTTATACAAACTTTAGGGGGACAACCTGTGTTTATGGATACGCGTGAAACTCAGTTTAAAGTAACACCAGAACTCATTGAATCACATATCACACCAAAAACAAAAGTAGTCCTTTTAAATTATCCTTCTAACCCCACAGGGATGACGCTTTCGTATGATGAAGTTAAAGCGCTAGTGGATTGTTTGAAAAATCACCATGTTTTCATCATTAGCGATGAAATTTATGCTGAAAATACGTTTAACACTCATCACACGTCATTTGCACAATTTGATGAAATTAAAGCGCAACTGTTACTCATTAACGGTCTTAGTAAATCACACGCTGCAACAGGCATTCGAATAGGATTTTTGGCGGGTCCACAATATATCATAGACAAACTTACATTTATGCATGCCTATAATTGTATATGCGCAAATGTACCAGCACAAGCCGCTACAATAGCCGCTCTAACAGAAAGTATGAAAGCACCCCAAGAAATGAATGCCACCTATATTGAACGGCGTGATTATTTAATAAAGGCATTAACCGATATGGGATTTGTATTAGATGCGATTCCTCAAGGTGCGTTTTACATTTTCCCTAAAATTACACGCTTCACAGAAAACGACCATGACTTTTGTGTCGATGTTCTTGAAAAAGTGGGTGTCGCCATGGTTCCTGGATCATCTTTTACGGTATACGGTAAAGGGTACATTCGTATTTCTTACGCCTATCATATCGATGCATTAAAAGAGGGCATGCGACGGCTTAAACGTTATTTAGAGACACACTACCCTCATGTCTCATCGCCTATGTAGTCTACTTTAATCCATAGATAAGCTATAGATGAACTGCAATCATGTTTTAACATATCTTGATAGATCAATAAAAGCCTTCTAAATTCTATTTACACTGAATTTAGAAGGCTATATTTATGTGCCTCACATATGGCACTCATTTTTATTTGAAACATGTATCGCGTTCGACTAGAGTTAGGCTATCGTTTTAACGTCACGATCTTAAGGGAATTTTGGAAATTGATCAAAATCCGGTGAGCGTTTTTCTTTAAACGCATCACGACCCTCTTTCGCTTCGTCAGTTGTATAGTATAGTAATGTCGCATCACCAGCAAATTGTTGTAAACCTGCTAATCCATCAGTATCAGCGTTCATCGCAGCTTTTAAGAAACGTAGCGCAGTTGGTGAATGTTGTAAAATTTCTTTACACCACTGTACCGTTTCATCTTCAATTTTATCTAAAGGTACGACTGTATTGGCCATTCCCATATCTAAAGCTTGTTGGGCATCGTATTGACGACATAAATACCAAATTTCGCGTGCTTTTTTATGACCTACAATACGTGCTAAATATCCTGAACCATATCCTGCGTCAAATGACCCTACTTTAGGACCTGTTTGCCCAAATTTCGCATTGTCCGCAGCAATTGTTAAATCACATACCACTTGAAGTACATTTCCTCCACCGATAGCATATCCTTTAACCATCGCAATAACAGGCTTAGGAATAACACGAATTAAACGTTGTAAATCAAGTACATTTAAACGTGGAATTTGATCATCACCTACATAACCACCATGGCCACGAACTTTTTGGTCGCCACCAGAACAGAATGCTTTATCTCCTTCACCTGTTAAAATAATCACACCAATACGCTCATCATCTCGCGCACGCGTAAAGGCGTCTATCATTTCATGTACTGTATTTGGCGTAAAAGCATTATGTACCTCTGGACGATTAATCGTCACTTTCGCGATACCTTCAAAATATTCATATTTAATTTCTTTATATTCTTTTAATGTCTCCCATTGTCTTTCCATGGTTGGCCTCCTTATTTAAACCATTAATAAAAGCTAATGCTATTGTATCAAATTTTACAACATCTTCCACATGTACCGTATGTCCTACTTGCGACACAATTTCAAGGCGCGCGTAAGGAAGCTGTTCTTTCATTTTCTGAGCAATACTCACAAACTTTTCGTCCCACTCTCCAACAATAAGCTGAACCGGAATTTGGAGAATGTTCAACTCATTCCATAAGTTTGGCATGATACCCGTGCCATAATCTCGCAACGCTTTCGCTAATCGAGATGGAGATTGACGTAACCGCATGTGTCTAATACGTTGTTTTTCTATATCCGATAGAAATCGTTGTGACTGAAAAAGCGGTAGTTGTTCCCAATCGTTGACAAATGTCTCTAACGGGGCAA
The sequence above is a segment of the Staphylococcus hyicus genome. Coding sequences within it:
- the menB gene encoding 1,4-dihydroxy-2-naphthoyl-CoA synthase, which translates into the protein MERQWETLKEYKEIKYEYFEGIAKVTINRPEVHNAFTPNTVHEMIDAFTRARDDERIGVIILTGEGDKAFCSGGDQKVRGHGGYVGDDQIPRLNVLDLQRLIRVIPKPVIAMVKGYAIGGGNVLQVVCDLTIAADNAKFGQTGPKVGSFDAGYGSGYLARIVGHKKAREIWYLCRQYDAQQALDMGMANTVVPLDKIEDETVQWCKEILQHSPTALRFLKAAMNADTDGLAGLQQFAGDATLLYYTTDEAKEGRDAFKEKRSPDFDQFPKFP
- a CDS encoding acyltransferase family protein, translated to MAHVIKRDAFFDNARALLIFLVVFGHLIQPYTDAHPAVNALYLTIYSFHMPAFLFISGYFSKNVGRVGYLEKVGKKLLGPYLIFFTFFSIYYFISGKNSSIDLDPFDPVFALWFLLTLFCFNVIIVIVKNYKWTYVLPIAILIAVLAGFSSNIDGYLSWSRTLVFFPIFYIGYILGENFSKIIRWKKLVPLSFFTLFTFFIVYYIHPIDSSWLLGSSPYANTSGWNVLLSPLKRLTLYLIIFTTLFAFLNLVPQQRQKWTYIGSRTMYVYLLHGLFIGIIRGHHLFPFIDHPLAGMIYNFILSIFIVWLWSTNVVAKWTNPFVHLQKPSQFKPYS
- a CDS encoding aminotransferase class I/II-fold pyridoxal phosphate-dependent enzyme, producing the protein MKLELNKQSQFLKAPSIRQFSNRISQLDDVINLTVGQPDFKMPSPVKKAYLDAITNNLTTYSHNKGLLETRQAISHYLKQRYHVTYDAESMIITNGASEALDTSLRCLLNPGDEVLLPGPVYAGYIPLIQTLGGQPVFMDTRETQFKVTPELIESHITPKTKVVLLNYPSNPTGMTLSYDEVKALVDCLKNHHVFIISDEIYAENTFNTHHTSFAQFDEIKAQLLLINGLSKSHAATGIRIGFLAGPQYIIDKLTFMHAYNCICANVPAQAATIAALTESMKAPQEMNATYIERRDYLIKALTDMGFVLDAIPQGAFYIFPKITRFTENDHDFCVDVLEKVGVAMVPGSSFTVYGKGYIRISYAYHIDALKEGMRRLKRYLETHYPHVSSPM
- the menH gene encoding 2-succinyl-6-hydroxy-2,4-cyclohexadiene-1-carboxylate synthase, whose product is MLHYNLYDAKKPSETVLILLHGFISDSSTFEQHIDRLSETMKVVTIDLPGHGQDSSSMEQIWDFEWISHQLHKVVNTLKEKHTILHGYSMGARVALYYACHHTSDLSGLILESGSPGIQEEMLREERIQVDAARARVLELAPLETFVNDWEQLPLFQSQRFLSDIEKQRIRHMRLRQSPSRLAKALRDYGTGIMPNLWNELNILQIPVQLIVGEWDEKFVSIAQKMKEQLPYARLEIVSQVGHTVHVEDVVKFDTIALAFINGLNKEANHGKTMGDIKRI